The genomic stretch TTGTTTCAGCCTAGGAACGCAATTTCCGACCTGAAGCaacagagagggagagaggatcACACAGTCCTTTGCTTTGTATTGAAGGAAGGCAATTGATGTTGCATGATGTCAAATCTTGCCCATATGAGCATTTGGTTTTTATTCAATGTgatcatgaaaaaaacatcGGTGCCATTTAAACCCCGATATAGGTTCGGTTCAACAGAAGTCACACATACCAAACTAGGAACATAGAAGAACAGCCCTCGTAAGACCCCATTGCATATGGTTTTAACCTCCTATCTCCACGTTTCGAGCCCCTGCATTCTAAGCAGGAATTACACTAGTTACTTGTAACAGTATAAAAGGCATATCTACAATCACATTCCTCAAGTACCAAATCCAATATATTTCATCTTCAAGGTTTTAAGCACAAGAGAATTTAGAAATTCTAAAGCCTCCATAAGGAGAGTTTAATTAGTAATTTGAAATGTCATCAGCAAAAAACAATGCTGAAAGAAACAGAGCTACATTTGGAAAGATGAGCACCAAGGCCCTCCTTTATGCTTCAACCATTCGGTCCGGTTCTGAAGCTTCAGTTGACACAACTGGATAATAATTGTAGTGGAGCTCTGAGACATCATCACCAGATAATTTCTTCCATCCATCAGGTCCCACATAATAAACTGTTTACAGAGCACGAATTGAAACCACAAATTAGCTCATGAAAGCATGCATGTACACAGACATGCACTAGCAAACAAACGTAGTGGGGAAAGGGAAGGAGGTGGGGAGAGTACCGCTTGCTACTCCACCACTAGCTCCATCACGGAATGTTGCATGATAAATAGCTCTTCTGCCCAACTCTGCAGCTTCCTCAATTGACATATCAAATCGATACCTGGCATAAgtgtaaaaatatgtttaacaTAAACTGTGCACTATATTTTGTAGCAAAGCAATGCAAGTGAAACGGTATAAAACTTCAGAAAAATGTGTCGGGCCATAGACAATCCACTTCCCAATCATTGTTTTTCAAGATTGAATTGCCCGCGACAAACAAGCATGCTTCTTATGCTCTCAACAGCACTATCCTAATATCTCATCTTCTCAATTCTTGAGcatctttataaatttttctttcttatagaAAATACATGAATTCTGCAGATGTATCAACATCATCTAAGCAATTATTTCACTATTTGCCTGTgcttctttgctctttctttcttcttcattgtCATATTTTCCAAGTGTTTCCATGAGATGTTTCAAACAAAGACAGACTCGAGCAACAGGCTAGTTTCTTATCTAATTCACAAATGTaaggaaaaattattaaaaagaaagtgCACTCACCCACTATCTAGTACACCATATGCATATGGAGAACCAGATCCAACAGAGAATCTTGTTCCTTTCAGCCTTCCACCTTCACTGTCCACGTAATATAGTCCAGGACCCTGCCAACatagaaaagataaacacaGGTTATGCAATTTATTAAAGGAAAACATGGAAAGGTAACATTCACAAGTATTTACCGTTTCATCCCATCCAGCAATCATGGTCCCAACAGACAAGCCCATTCCACGGTAAGAGAACAGAATGTTTGCCAGAAGCTTTGATGCCCCTGTGACTGATATTCTACGCTTGTTTGCCAATTCATGCAGTCGGCACTGAATTAGACCAAAATACTTCCATTAGCACTGAGCATTATGCACACAATTACAAATGAGCATCAAAGAATTTACATGGTTAATCCCAGAATCAATGTCAGGCAGAAAATAATACCCAGGCACAGAGACCCAAACTAATTTTCCACAACTTGATGAGTATGCAATCGTACTTCATTAGACTTAACCACTCAATGAGTATTCTGAAAGGATATGCCTATGCCTGGCCTAACAAATCAATGCCCTAAGGTCTTGCAATAGATAATTTACTTGAATATGGAATACTCAGTTCAGTGAAAAACATATATCCTTGTCATACAACTTCACTTCGTCTAGCATAACATAGTTGCATTTGCATTAGACATTGAAAACATTGTATTGGgcattgattaaaaatttcagCAATTGAATTGACAATATTATCAGATCAACAAATAAGAGTTTCCACTGACTTCCCTCTTTTCCTGACATATAGATTGCCTAGTTGCGGAGAACATCTAGCTGCAATGTTATTATTTCACACTTTATTTCAGAAGatattttgaattagttttaCAGTCTTGTCAGTCCTTGGGTGACtgaggaaaaataatttaataacaaaaggTAAGACCATCGAATGAGCAAACAAGAGAAAATACGTCAGTGCAAATGTCACATAAATTAAACAGCCCTGATGAGGTCAAGACTAGACCCAGTGAAGCATGAACCACCACTACCTGACTTCGCCAAGCAATCTAGCAAGCTGTACACAATGCATCTAATAGGGAGAAAGGGAGAGATGGTTTGGCCATTAGGGCCTGATTATTCTCTGGTAcctaagatttaaaataaaataccacaTATGCTGTTTCCTACCTGGTCAGTGTAAACTTAATTCCAAATTCTTTATAAAGGGGAACACTTTGCCTAAGAAATCTTCATGCCCATAGGTTTTGCATTGCCCACAAGAATTATCTAATATTAGTTAATAATTCTAGCATTGCAGGGAAAACAGTAAAGAGACCAACATAAGCATATTACCTTAATGCCCAGATTTCTGTGCCAAAACTGACAATCAGCAGCTCCTCCAGCCATCGTACCAAGCATGTAGGGATtgatttcaatgatttttttaactgaCTGTGATGCTGAAAAAATTTGAGGAAAGGTTAAAAAAGTAGAGCTGGATACACCATGGAAAACAGCAATATTAATGCTCGAGACATCTATTAATAACAATGCAAGTGATGAAGATGGCTGCACAGCATAACTTGATACAAACCATGACAAGGACCAACACTAAGTGAAACGCATATCCAGCCTACAACAAAAATTGCAACATGTCCAGTCCTGTAACTCAAGCCTGTTGATCTGATTGAGCACTTTACACCAGCagcatttaatatgaaaaataacataCGATGTCATACACATcgacacacacatatatttaacaaaacaataagCCACAAATTTACCCAAAAATGAATCAAATAAACATACAAACATAGCCTCCCAAACATATACCACGTAACAAAACAATAAACCAAAAACTTATCCagcaaccaaaataaataaataaacatacaaaTATAGCCTCCCATGCTAGCACGAGAATCAGCCGCAACAATGACACCATCCTTAA from Populus alba chromosome 8, ASM523922v2, whole genome shotgun sequence encodes the following:
- the LOC118053191 gene encoding proteasome subunit beta type-5-B, whose translation is MKFDTSGLESTASVFGTAGSQLVDGFSAAPAFELPTTTDFDGFQKEAVQMVKPAKGTTTLAFIFKDGVIVAADSRASMGGYISSQSVKKIIEINPYMLGTMAGGAADCQFWHRNLGIKCRLHELANKRRISVTGASKLLANILFSYRGMGLSVGTMIAGWDETGPGLYYVDSEGGRLKGTRFSVGSGSPYAYGVLDSGYRFDMSIEEAAELGRRAIYHATFRDGASGGVASVYYVGPDGWKKLSGDDVSELHYNYYPVVSTEASEPDRMVEA